A single region of the Sorghum bicolor cultivar BTx623 chromosome 7, Sorghum_bicolor_NCBIv3, whole genome shotgun sequence genome encodes:
- the LOC110437264 gene encoding ATP-dependent DNA helicase PIF1-like, with amino-acid sequence MVLIDIRKLLQSMQKDIKMYPLPDIDDTYDPSGDIPREIFEEASVEASIDNMALSKTLNEEQQAAYNELMFAIDSDDGGLFFVDAPGGTGKTYLYRALLATIRSQNKIAVATATSSVATSIMPGGRTAHSCFEIPLTLDDGAFCTFTKQSGTAKLLRTASLIIWDEVTMMKRQGVEELDNSLRDIMDRPNLPFRGKTMVFGGYFRQVLPVVRRGSRTQIVGASLRMSYLWNSMRHLKLVRNMRAKNDPWFAEYLLRIGGL; translated from the coding sequence ATGGTCCTCATAGATATTCGGAAGTTGTTACAATCAATGCAGAAGGACATAAAGATGTACCCACTTCCTGATATCGATGACACATATGATCCATCTGGCGATATTCCTAGGGAGATTTTTGAGGAGGCCAGCGTTGAGGCAAGCATTGATAACATGGCACTATCAAAGACCCTTAACGAGGAGCAGCAGGCAGCCTATAATGAGCTTATGTTTGCTATTGATAGCGATGATGGGGGTTTGTTCTTTGTGGATGCACCTGGTGGCACCGGAAAGACTTATCTATATAGGGCTCTGCTTGCTACTATACGTAGTCAGAACAAGATTGCCGTGGCAACAGCAACATCTAGTGTTGCTACATCAATAATGCCCGGTGGCAGAACCGCCCACTCATGCTTCGAGATTCCCCTCACCCTTGATGATGGGGCATTTTGCACCTTCACAAAACAGAGTGGTACTGCTAAGCTGCTTCGGACTGCATCCCTTATTATTTGGGATGAAGTGACGATGATGAAGCGGCAAGGTGTCGAGGAGCTAGACAACAGTCTTCGTGATATCATGGACCGTCCTAACCTGCCATTTAGGGGGAAGACTATGGTGTTTGGTGGATATTTCAGGCAAGTTCTTCCAGTTGTTCGAAGAGGGTCTAGGACTCAAATAGTTGGTGCATCACTACGGATGTCATACCTTTGGAATTCCATGCGACATCTCAAATTGGTGCGAAACATGAGGGCAAAGAACGATCCATGGTTTGCAGAATACTTGCTACGCATTGGGGGGCTCTGA